Proteins from one Monodelphis domestica isolate mMonDom1 chromosome 6, mMonDom1.pri, whole genome shotgun sequence genomic window:
- the LOC100025765 gene encoding olfactory receptor 9Q1-like — MAGKNHTILTEFFFITFTEHPELGLPLFLFFLGLYVITLLGNSGMVILICTDSRLSTPMYFFLSHLASVDICYSSVTTPQVLAILHGQGLVVSYERCAAQFFFFTFLSAIDCYLLAAMAYDRYVAVCQPLLYVTIMTKKTCVALVTAAYAAGLSAAVIRTTAAFTLSFCDDNQIDFVFCDLPPLLKLTCGDSYTQEMVIIVFAIFVIPLCMVVILVSYLFIIGAILSIPSVGGRVKTFSTCASHLVAVSLFFGTLIFMYLRWNEGNSLQEERIVSVMYTMVIPMLNPLIYSLRNKEVKEAIRKVLRRTKVFRSDIG; from the coding sequence ATGGCTGGGAAGAATCACACCATCTTGACTGAGTTTTTCTTTATCACATTCACTGAACATCCAGAACTGGGGCTTCctctcttcctgtttttccttgGTCTCTATGTCATCACCTTGCTGGGAAATTCAGGGATGGTCATTCTGATATGCACAGACTCCCGACTCAGCACCCCCATGTACTTCTTCTTGAGCCACCTTGCTTCTGTGGACATCTGCTACTCCTCAGTCACCACCCCTCAAGTGTTGGCCATACTGCATGGGCAGGGGCTGGTTGTCTCCTATGAACGCTGTGCTGCCCAATTCTTCTTCTTCACCTTCTTAAGTGCCATTGACTGTTACCTCTTGGCTGCCATGGCTTATGACCGCTATGTGGCTGTGTGCCAGCCTCTTCTATATGTGACTATCATGACCAAGAAGACCTGTGTGGCCCTGGTGACTGCAGCTTATGCCGCTGGCCTGTCTGCAGCTGTAATACGCACTACAGCTGCCTTCACTCTCTCCTTCTGTGATGACAACCAGATTGATTTTGTCTTTTGTGACCTCCCACCCCTCCTGAAGCTTACCTGTGGGGACAGCTACACCCAGGAGATGGTCATCATTGTGTTTGCCATTTTTGTGATCCCTCTCTGTATGGTGGTCATCCTGGTATCCTACTTGTTTATCATTGGGGCCATTTTGAGCATCCCTTCAgtagggggcagagtcaagaccTTCTCCACCTGTGCCTCCCATCTTGTGGCAGTTTCCCTTTTCTTTGGCACGCTCATCTTCATGTACCTGCGGTGGAATGAAGGGAATTCTCTGCAGGAGGAACGAATTGTGTCTGTGATGTACACAATGGTCATCCCTATGCTGAACCCCCTTATCTACAGCTTGAGGAACAAGGAGGTGAAGGAGGCAATCAGAAAAGTCCTGAGGAGAACAAAGGTTTTCAGAAGTGACATAGGGTGA
- the LOC100025743 gene encoding olfactory receptor 9Q1-like: MAIGNGTTVKEFILLGFTNHSELGTLLLLVFLTFYLLMLLGNLGMITLIWTNPGLHTPMYFLLRQLSFLDVCFSTTVLPQLLVTLANGRAVMSYEQCATQFFMFTFFGSTDCYLLALMAYDRYVAVCQPLLYVTIMTPRKRLKLVTGAYIGGLANAILRTSCTFSLSFCGDNQIDFIFCDLPPLLELSCGDTFLQELLILLFACFVILASLAMILVSYLFIIRAILQIRSAGGRAKTFSTCASHMTAVGLFFGTLAFMYVRSKSGKSLEEDKVVSVFYTAVIPMLNPLIYSLRNKEVKEALKKLLNRLRLS; the protein is encoded by the coding sequence ATGGCTATTGGAAATGGCACCACAGTCAAGGAGTTCATCCTGCTAGGCTTCACCAACCACTCTGAGCTGGGCACTCTTCTGCTCTTGGTGTTTCTGACTTTCTACCTGCTGATGCTGCTGGGTAACCTGGGCATGATCACCCTGATCTGGACGAATCCTGGGCTCCACACCCCTATGTACTTCTTGCTCAGACAGCTGTCTTTCCTAGATGTCTGTTTCTCCACAACGGTGTTACCTCAGCTCCTGGTGACCTTGGCCAACGGCAGAGCTGTGATGTCTTATGAACAATGTGCTACCCAGTTCTTCATGTTCACTTTCTTTGGCTCCACCGATTGCTACCTCCTGGCTCTCATGGCGTATGACCGCTATGTAGCTGTGTGTCAGCCTCTGCTCTATGTCACCATCATGACACCCAGGAAAAGACTAAAGTTGGTGACTGGGGCCTACATTGGGGGCTTGGCTAATGCTATTTTGAGGACCAGCTGCACGTTCTCACTCTCCTTCTGTGGAGACAACCAGATTGACTTTATTTTCTGTGACCTCCCACCCTTGCTAGAGTTGTCCTGTGGGGACACTTTCCTACAAGAACTCTTAATTCTGCTGTTTGCTTGTTTTGTGATCCTGGCCAGCCTGGCCATGATCCTGGTGTCCTATCTGTTCATCATCAGGGCCATTCTGCAGATCCGCTCAGCTGGTGGGAGGGCTAAGACATTTTCTACTTGTGCCTCCCACATGACTGCTGTTGGGCTCTTCTTTGGTACTCTGGCATTCATGTATGTTCGCAGCAAGTCAGGAAAATCCCTAGAAGAGGACAAGGTGGTATCTGTGTTCTACACTGCAGTGATCCCCATGTTGAATCCTCTCATCTACAGTctaaggaacaaagaggtgaaggAGGCCTTGAAGAAACTTCTTAATAGGCTTAGGTTATCTTAG
- the LOC100025721 gene encoding olfactory receptor 9I1 — MEENGTSVKEFVLMGFTVGAKLQMVLFLTFLALYLITMGGNLGMIFLIQSSIHLQTPMYFFLSHLSFLDVCYSSVIIPQMLETLRPGGATIAYERCATQFFFFTLYASTECFLLAVMAYDRYVAVCNPLLYVTAMTPQTRVGLVMGAYSGAMVNTVIRTGLTFSISFCKSNHVNFFFCDLPPLLKLSCMETGPRELVIYLLAFTVITTSISIILISYLFIIRAILRIRSAGGRAKTFSTCASHMTAVALFFGTLIFMYLRGNMGKSLGEDKIVSVFYTVAIPMLNPLIYSLRNKEVKEALKKVFNRVKISQAV; from the coding sequence ATGGAGGAAAATGGCACCTCGGTGAAGGAGTTTGTCCTAATGGGGTTCACTGTGGGGGCTAAGCTTCAGATGGttctcttcttgacctttctggcCCTGTACCTCATCACCATGGGTGGCAATCTGGGTATGATCTTTCTAATTCAGAGTAGCATTCATCTCCAGACTCCCATGTACTTCTTCCTTAGCCACCTGTCCTTCTTGGATGTGTGCTATTCTTCTGTAATTATCCCCCAGATGCTTGAGACCCTGAGGCCTGGTGGGGCCACCATTGCCTATGAGCGCTGTGCCACTCAGTTCTTCTTCTTCACCCTTTATGCCAGCACCGAGTGCTTCTTGCTGGCTGTGATGGCCTATGACCGCTATGTAGCAGTTTGTAATCCCCTCCTTTATGTCACAGCCATGACGCCCCAAACTCGGGTTGGGCTGGTGATGGGGGCCTATTCTGGGGCCATGGTCAACACCGTGATCCGCACAGGTCTCACCTTCTCAATTTCTTTCTGCAAATCTAATCATGTGAACTTCTTCTTCTGTGACTTACCTCCCCTGCTGAAGCTCTCATGCATGGAAACGGGGCCCCGGGAGCTGGTCATTTACCTCCTTGCCTTCACAGTGATCACGACCAGCATAAGCATCATTCTCATCTCCTACCTGTTCATCATCAGGGCCATCTTACGGATCCGCTCTGCGGGTGGGAGAGCCAAGACGTTCTCCACCTGTGCTTCGCACATGACTGCAGTGGCGCTCTTCTTTGGGACCCTCATCTTCATGTACCTACGGGgtaacatgggcaagtcactggggGAGGATAAGATTGTGTCTGTGTTCTACACAGTGGCCATCCCTATGCTGAATCCCCTTATCTACAGCCTGCGGAATAAGGAGGTGAAGGAGGCTCTGAAGAAAGTATTCAACCGAGTGAAGATCTCTCAAGCAGTGTGA